In Rodentibacter haemolyticus, the DNA window AAAGATGTGGCAGCAGTGAATTTACAAGTGATGAGTGAAGTGAAAGAAGGCGGAATATTTGGCAACGCTTGGGATTGGTTAGTCTTAACCGTCAAAAGCCTTTTCTAAAACACCTTGAAATATGACCGCACTTCCCCATCTATAGTGCAGTCTATCGTCTTAGTAAATTAAATTTAATTCACTATAAAAATCGGGCAGGTTTGAAATCTGCCCTTTATCTCATTCAAAAACAAGGAAAAATAATGGCAACCGAACAAGATTACGAAAAACTGAAAGAATTAATGGAATTTCCTGCGGCAATGACTTTTAAAGTCGCCGGAGTAAATCGTGAAAATCTGGCTCAAGATTTAATCTCGGTGGTTCAAAAATATCTACCGGGTGATTACATTCCAAAAGAAAAACGAAGCAGTAAAGGCACTTACAACTCCGTTTCCATTGATGTTGTGGCACAGAATTTTGAACAAGTAGAAACTCTTTATAAAGAACTCGCCAAAGTTGAAGGCGTGAAAATGGTTATTTAATAATGGCGGCATTACCTCTTATTGTTCACCAACTGGGGTTGCGTGATTATCAAGAAATTTGGCATAAAATGCAGGCGTTTACCGATAACCGCACTGCCGAAACCACAGATGAGATTTGGCTGGTGGAACACCCGTCCGTCTTTACACAAGGGCAAGCCGGTAAACCGGAACATTTGTTGCAAACCGGTATAATTCCGGTAGTGCAATCGGATCGGGGGGGACAGATAACCTATCATGGCCCCGGTCAGCAAGTGATGTATGTATTGATCGATATTCGTCGCCATAAAGATCTCAATGTTCGCCGATTAGTGACCGCACTTGAACAATCCGTGGTGAAGACCTTGGCTGATTATGGCATAGAAGGCTATCCTAAAGCTGATGCGCCGGGCGTATATATTGACGGTAAGAAAATCTGCTCTTTAGGATTGCGTATCCGTAAAGGCTGCTCTTTCCACGGTTTGGCATTCAATATTAATATGGATCTTAACCCCTTTCATTTTATTAATCCTTGTGGTTATGCCGGTTTAGAGATGTGTCAATTAGCGGATTTTATTGATAAAAATGAGGCGACTTTGGATAAGGTTTCACCAAAATTAATTAAACACTTTGCCGAACTTTTGGGCTATAATGTCACAAATTTTTAACATTTAACGAACTGTAGTGAATTAAATGAAAACGGCAACAAACTGCAAGCCGAAGGCAGTACAAGTAGTACGGTGAGGCACTGCAATGGACGTTTTTTTAATTTTATTTACTATAAAGTGCCTGTATCAGGCATTTTTCTTTAGGAAGAACTATGTCAACGCCATTTAAAATGGAGCGCGGCGTCAAATATCGTGATGCGGCAAAAACGTCAATTATCCCGGTAAAAAATATTGATCCGAACCAAGAACTATTGAAAAAACCGGAATGGATGAAAATCAAATTACCGGCAAGTTCACTCAAAATTGAAAGTATTAAGAAGGGAATGCGCCGTCACGGGCTGCATTCTGTGTGTGAAGAAGCCTCCTGCCCGAACTTGCACGAATGCTTTAACCACGGCACGGCGACCTTTATGATTTTGGGCGCAATCTGTACACGCCGTTGCCCGTTCTGTGATGTCGCCCACGGCAAACCTTTACCGCCTGATCCGGAAGAACCGCGCAAACTTGCCGAAACCATTCAGGATATGAAATTAAAATATGTGGTGATTACTTCTGTGGATCGTGATGATTTGCCTGATCGTGGTGCGGGGCATTTTGCGGAATGTGTAAAAGAGGTTCGTGCCTTAAATCCGGGAATTAAAATCGAGATTTTGGTACCGGATTTCCGAGGACGTATTTCCCAGGCTTTGGAGAAATTGAAAGATAATCCACCGGATGTGTTTAACCATAATCTTGAAAATGTCCCACGTTTGTATAAAGAAATTCGACCGGGTGCGGATTATGAATGGTCGTTGAAATTACTTCGTGAATTTAAAGAAATGTTTCCAGATATCCCAACAAAATCAGGATTGATGGTGGGGTTAGGGGAAACGAACGAAGAAATTTTGCAAGTTATGCAAGATTTACGTGCCAATGGCGTAACAATGTTGACGCTTGGTCAGTATCTACAGCCAAGTCGTCATCATCTAGCTGTTGCCCGTTATGTACCTCCGGCGGAGTTTGATGAATTCCGTGAAAAAGCAAACGTGATGGGATTCGAACACGCAGCTTGCGGACCCTTTGTTCGTTCCTCTTATCATGCCGATTTACAGGCAAGCGGTGGACTCGTTAAATAAAAAATCGAATTAAAGAATTTCATAACTCGCTGAAGTCGTTTCTTGTTTCTTCTCCATAGATGGAACAAGATTTTAAAAACGTTGCTTTTTATGACCGCACTTTAGGAATGAAAAATGGGTTATTTCAACAGAAATAACCCATTTTGTTATGATTTAAACCGTCCAAAGTAATACGGCTAAAAGTTGCGGTGAGATAATTCTTAAGAACATCACGAGGGGATAAACCGTTGCGTAAGATAGGGAAGCCGCTCCGTTATCCTCTTTAATTTCGTTAGCAAATGCAAGAGCCGGAGGATCTGTCATTGAACCGGCAAGTAAGCCGCAAATGCTGAGATAATTTAGTTTGGCGTATAAGCGAGCGATAACGCCGACAATCATTAATGGAATGAAGGTGATGAAAATCCCATAGCCCATCCACTCTAGCCCCTTACCATTGATGAGCGTATCCATAAAATTTCCTCCGGATTTTAACCCCACCACAGCGAGGAAAAGCACAATGCCGATTTCGCGTAAGGCAAGGTTGGCACTTGGCGGCATAAACCAATAGAGTTTTCCGATACTGCCGATTCGGGCAAGAATAAGTGCGACAACAAGCGGCCCACCGGCTAAACCGAGTTTAAGTGCCACCGGGAAACCCGGGATATAGAACGGAATAGAACCCAGTAATACGCCAAGCCCAATACCGATAAAGACAGGAAGCATTTGTACTTGCAAGAGTTTTTGTTGAGCATTACCGATAACGGAAATGGCTTGATTTAATATATCGGTACGCCCCACCATATGCAACACATCACCGAATTGCAATGTGGTATTGCCGCTTGGTACAAGCTCAATTCCCGCACGGTTTAAACGGGAAATAACCACACCGTATTTTTGATGAACGTTGAGTGTTCGGATTTTCTTCCCGAGAACTTTTTCATTTGTGACGACTACACGTTCTGCACGAATTTCGCCGCTTGTAGACATCGCAGGCATATCTACTTTATCGCCGATGATTAAGTGCATTTTTCTAAGCGCGTTGGCATCACCGACTAAGTGGAGTACATCATCAAGCTGAATTTTCGTATCCGCTTTGGGTACGATAACATCTTCCCCGCGCTTTAAGCGGGAACAAACGACATCTTCATCATCAAATCCGGGGATTTCAATTAAGGTGAGTCCATCTAGGTTATGATTGGTAATTTTGATTGAACTTGTATGTAAACTTTCTTTGTCCTGTCCTGTTTCTTTATTAAAACGGTTCGCTTCTTCTTCAATTTTAATTCTAAAGAAGAGACGAATGAGCCACATAGCAAGCAAAATCCCGCAAATGCCGAAAGGGTATGCCATAGCATAAGCCATCCCCATGGTGGAAGTAACATGAGTGAGCCCTAATTCGCTTAAGATTTGTTGCCCTGCCCCTAATGAAGGCGTATTTGTTACCGCACCGGAATAAATCCCTAATGCGATATCTAACGGCACATCAATCGCTTTGGTAAGCACGACCACTGAAAGCGAGCCGAGCACAACAATTAAAATTGCAAGCAGATTGAGTTTTAATCCTGATTTTCTTAGCGAAGCAAAAAAACCGGGACCAACCTGAATCCCAATGGTATAAACGAATAAAATCAAGCCGAATTCTTGGATAAAATGTAAGGTGTGCGAATCAAGCAAAATGCCGTATTGATTGGTAAAATGCGCAACAATAATGCCGCCGAACAGCACTCCACCAATACCCAACCCCACACCTTTTATCTTCCAATGCCCAATCCATAAGCCGATTACGGCAACAAGGGCAAGCAGACTAATCGTGATTGCAATATCACTCATATAAACCCCTTAAAGCTAATTTTAACTAGAAATGATTATAACAACTTGATTTTCCGAAAGCTTAACGAAACTTAAAAAATGATAGATACATCACATTTTTTCTTGCTTAATCACAAACACTGCCTAAAATGACCGCACTTTTAAATTTTTACGGTATTATGTATCAGTCGTACAAAGAGAGTTTTATATCCAATATTTATCGGGGGTAGGGTATGTTAAGCTTTGCGTAACGCACCATTTCATCATTAAACTCTCTATTGTCGCGTTACGGCTTCGCCTAACGCACTCCACGATGATTTGTACAAGTGTTACATAATACTGAATTTTTACGGATGAATTTATGGATTACGGACAAGAGGCGATGACCTCTCTTCTTTGGATTTTAAAAACGCTTGCGATTACAGCGGTCGTATTTAGTTTTGGGATTTTTTTATTGGTGCGTTTTAGCCATTGGGGAAAACAATTTTGGATGTTTGCCGGCGGTTACCTTTCGCCAAAACGGAGTATCAAACCTTTATTCTTCTTTCTACTGATTGTTGCGCTAACGCTTGTGAGTGTACGCGTCAGCTTAGTCTATTCCGAATGGTATAACAATATGTACACCTCATTGCAGGAATTTAACGAACCGGTTTTCTGGCAACAAATGGGGTTATTTGGTGTGATTGCAGCGAGTTCGGTTTCTATCTCGTTAGTGAGTTATTATATTGAACAACGTTTTGTTATTGGTTGGATTACTTGGCTGAATGATGAACTCGCCAATAAATGGATGACAAACCGAGCTTATTACAAAACACAGTATCTTTCTGCGAACTTAGATAACCCCGATCAACGAATCCAACAAGATGTGCAATCTTATGTAAAAACCACGCTTTCTTTAAGTACGGGCGTGATTGATGCCGTGACGTCAATTATCTCCTATACCATTATACTGTGGGGATTGGCTGGACCAATGATGGTGCTTGGCGTGGAAATTCCACATATGATGGTGTTCTTGGTTTTCGGTTATGTGATTTTTACCACATTAATTGCATTTTGGCTTGGTCGTCCATTGATTAATTTAAACTTTGCGAATGAACGTCTAAACGCTAATTACCGTTATTCTCTTATTCGCATCAAAGAATATGCCGAAAGTATCGCATTTTATGCCGGTGAGAAAGTGGAGCAAAATCACTTATATCGTCAGTTTCGCGCTGTGATAAATAATATGTGGACGATTGTTTATCGAACCTTAAAATTCTCCGGTTTTAACCTTGTGGTGAGCCAAGTTTCCGTGGTGTTTCCGTTGCTGATTCAAGTCGGACGTTACTTTGAGAAACAAATTAAATTGGGCGATTTAATGCAAACCCTGCAAGTGTTCGGACAGCTACATTCCAATCTTTCCTTCTTTCGTAATACCTATGATAATTTCGCCGGTTATAAAGCGACGCTTGATCGTTTAACCGGCTTTAGCTACGCCATTGATATGGCAAACCGTGAATCAAAAACAGATATTCAACCTCACGAAAGTGACGTGATTTTCGAACATTTGAGTATTAAAAATCCTTTTGGTCGCACCTTGATTAATGATCTGAATCTTCGCTTGCCAAAAGGTTCTCACCTTTTAATTCAAGGTGATTCCGGCGTAGGGAAAACCACGTTATTACGTACCGCTGCAGGGCTGTGGTCTTACTCTTTAGGAAAAGTATATTGCCCGCAAGAACAACTTTTTCTTTCACAGAAACCCTATTTACCGCAAGGTAATGTATTGGCGGCTTTGGCTTATCCTAAAAATGTCGAAGAAATTGACCGCACTTTGGTGGAAGAAACCTTGCGTAAAGTTCAGCTTGGGCATTTGCTGGATCGTCTGGAACAAGAGCAAGACTGGACGCGTATTCTTTCTTTGGGTGAACAACAACGGCTGGCATTTGCACGTTTATTGTTACACAAGCCGAAAGTCGCATTTTTAGATGAGGCGACTGCGAGCATGGATGAAGGCTTGGAAGAAGCGATGTATCGCTTACTCAGAAAGGAATTGCCGACAATGACAATAATTAGTGTAGGACATCGTTCCACGTTAAAAACTTTCCATCAGTTGCAGTTGCATATTTCAAATAACGGAGAATGGCTGCTGGCTGAAATCTCCGAATAATTTCGATTGGAAAGTGCGGTCATTTTTGGGCTTGCTTTTAATGCTATTATGTAAAAGTACTATTATCCATAGCGATTTTTTGATACATTTAGCACAATTTTTTGTGCGATCCGGTATGGACAAGTTTTACATCAATTCAAATTAACGGAATTATTATGTTATTTAAAAAAGTACGTGGTTTATTTTCAAATGATCTTTCAATTGATTTAGGTACGGCGAATACGCTGATTTATGTGAAAGGTCAGGGCATCGTGTTAGATGAGCCTTCAGTCGTTGCGATTCGTCAAGATCGTATGGGGGCATACAAAAGTATTGCGGCTGTCGGTAAAGAGGCGAAACAAATGTTGGGGCGTACGCCGAAAAGCATTGTGGCGATTCGACCGATGAAAGACGGTGTGATTGCAGATTTTTCCGTAACCGAAAAAATGCTGCAATATTTCATCAAACAAGTTCACAGCGGTAATTTTATGCGCCCAAGTCCGCGTGTGTTAGTTTGCGTGCCGGCAGGGGCAACCCAAGTAGAACGCCGTGCGATTAAAGAATCTGCATTAGGTGCGGGTGCACGTGAAGTCTATTTAATTGAAGAACCGATGGCTGCCGCAATCGGTGCAAATTTACCGGTTTCCACGGCGATTGGCTCAATGGTGATCGATATCGGTGGCGGTACGACAGAGGTTGCCGTTATTTCCTTAAACGGTATCGTTTACTCCTCTTCTGTTCGTATCGGTGGCGACCGTTTTGATGAAGCGATCATTTCCTATGTGCGCCGTACATTCGGTTCCGTCATTGGTGAGCCGACCGCAGAACGCATCAAACATGAAATCGGAACGGCTTATATTCAAGAAGGTGACGAGATTTTAGAAATGGAAGTGCATGGTCATAATCTTGCAGAGGGTGCGCCACGCTCGTTTAAATTAACTTCTCGTGATGTTTTAGAAGCACTTCAACAGCCTTTAAACGGTATTGTTGCTGCGGTGCGTACCGCATTAGAAGAATGCCAGCCGGAACATGCCGCAGATATTTTCGAGCGTGGTATGGTGCTCACCGGTGGTGGTGCTTTATTGCGTAATATTGATATTTTGCTGACCAAAGAATGCGGCGTACCTGCAATTGTCGCCGAAGAACCGCTCACCTGTGTGGCACGCGGTGGTGGTGAGGCGATCGAAATGATTGATATGCACGGCGGCGATATCTTTAGTGACGAAATCTAATTTATCATCAATATAGTGAATTAAATTTAAAAATGTTTACTGCATTGCTGCACCGTGCTACCTGTACAGTCGGTTTTGTATGTATTTTAATTCACTATAAAAGTGCGGTTGATTTTGACCGCACTTTTGCTTTGAGCATTTAGGAATCCGAATGAAACCGATTTTTGGGAAAGCTCCTCCTCTAGGCATTCGTTTAATACTTACCGTGATTGCCTCCATCTCGCTAATTCTTGCTGATGAGCAAAATTCGCTGAATAAAGTGCGCAGCATAATGGAAACCGCTGTCGGTGGTTTGTATTATTTGGCGAATAGTCCGCGTACCGTGTTAGACGGGGTGTCGGAGAATCTTGTCGATACCAATAAATTACAAATCGAAAATAAAGTGCTGCGTGAGCAGCTACGTGAAAAGAATGCCGATTTATTATTATTAGATCAACTTAAGGTCGAAAATCAGCGTTTACGCTTATTATTAAATTCACCGTTACGGACGGATGAATACAAAAAAATTGCAGAAGTGCTAACTGCCGAAACGGATATTTATCGCCAACAAATCATTATCAATCAAGGTGAAAAGGACGGTGCTTATGTAGGCCAATCGGTGATTGATGAAAAAGGCGTGATTGGACAAATTATTTGGGTAGGCGCGAATACCAGTCGTGTATTATTATTGACCGATGTAACGCATTCAATTCCGGTGCAAGTGCTACGTAATGATGTGCGTGTGATTGCGAGCGGAACCGGACATACTGATGAGCTTACGCTCGATAATGTGCCTCGTTCGGTGGATATTGAAAAAGGGGATTTATTGGTCACTTCGGGCTTAGGGGGGCGTTTTATTGAAGGTTATCCGGTGGCAGTGGTTCAAAGCGTATCACGAGACGGATCAAATTATTTCGCAACGGTCAAAGCTAAACCCTTAGCTTCTTTAGAACGGTTACGTTATGTTCTTCTCCTTTGGCCGAGTAATGTTGATATCTCAAAAGTGAAATCAATATCGCCGGAAGAAGTACGGGAATTGGTGCAAAAACGCTTAGAAAGTCAGGCGAATGAACTGAATAATATCGTGCGTAAAACCAAAATTACAACGGACGAACAAGAACCGGCAACAGAAAATGATCGTGATACTGTCGAACCTGAAATACCAACGGAGGCAGCGCAAGAAGAGCCGATTTCATCAGAGCAGTTAGAACATCGGGAGGAAGACTAATGCAAATGCGCTTAATTTTACAATGGGCAACAATTCTTTTGTTTTTTATTGTTGCGCTTGTTATGGAACTTGCACCTTGGCCGTTGGACTTTCAGGCTTTTAAACCCTCATGGTTGATCCTTGTTTTACTCTATTGGGTATTAGCGATTCCGAATAAAGTGAACATTGGTTTCGCATTTCTACTGGGGGTAATTTGGGGAGTAGTATTGGGGTCATCCCTTGGCATTCATGCTTTGGTATTATCCATTGCGTTTTATTTCATCGCGAAAAACTATTTGGTTCTCCGCAACCTTTCTTTGTGGTTTCAAAGTTTATTAGTGATTATTTTTGTTTTTGCCATTCGCTTGACTATTTTCCTTGTGGAATTTTTCCTACATAGCGCAGCATTTAATTGGCAGGAAATTTTTGGTGCCGTTGCTTCCGGCATATTATGGCCGTGGGTATTTTTACTTATGCGTAAAATACGCCGCAAAGTCAAGTTACATTAAGATAAAAGCGCATTCAGATAGTTTCGGTAAAAGAGATAGTAAAAAAGGAAATACTTGTGATCAAAAGGCCTTTTGAATGTTTGTATAATCTGGAATTTAAATTCAGGTGAGTAAATTTGTTGGCATTAAGCAGGTTTACACAAGGTTTTCGTGGTACTTGAAATAAAGCCCAACAACTTGTTGTTGGAACTATCGGTTGTATTTAGCCATAAAAATCCTCCCTTTACTCTATTTGTTTATTTAGTCCGAATTTTTAGGAGCAAATAAAAAATCACAAAAATAAACCCACCTCATTAAAAAAGACGGGCTGTCGGCTGTCTCATCTGCCGATTAGCAGGTTTTTTTGTTTTTATTGATTTTTAAATTTTGACCATATTTTATCTTCTTGACCTCGCCATAAACGTTGAATATTGTCATGATGGCGATAAATCAATAAGCAGCTTACAAGGGCAACGGGAAAAGTAAATTCCGGTTTAAACCACCAAACATAGAAAGGGACAAGTAATGCAGTAACAACTGCACTTAAGGATGAATAGCCACTGATGAGGAAGATGACAAGCCAAGTACCTAATGTTGAGCCGGCAACCGCCCACGCAATTGGGGCGATAGCACCGAATGCCGTTGCAACGCCTTTTCCTCCTTTGAATTGAAAGAAGATTGGAAAAATATGACCAAGACAAGCGCCAAGCGCGACCATGCCTAATTCAAACTGCGTTAATCCTAAGTAATATCCGCCCCAAACTGGTAACATCCCTTTTAAAATATCAAAAATAAGTACGGCTAATGCAATCCACCGACCTCCGATACGCAGTACATTCGTCGCACCCGGATTATGAGAGCCATTTTGACGAGGATCTGGTAAGTCGCTCATTTTGCAAACCAAAACAGCACTGGAAATAGAGCCTAAGAGATAGGCTAAAATCATATAAAAGATGGCGAACAGGCTCATTTATACCTCGGGATGATAAAATTTATTCGCTATTTTACCTAAACTTGATAGCATACGCCTACAATAATTTTGGAGGAATCTGATATGGATCGTATTTTTATTGAAGAATTAACCGTATTTGCTCAAATCGGGGTTTATGACTGGGAGCAGAAAATTAAACAAAAACTTGTTTTTGACATTGAAATGATGTGGGATTGCCGTAAAACGGCTGAGACGGACGATGTTCAATATTGTTTGAATTATGCGGAGGTCAGTCAGTTTATTTTAGATTATGTGCAGGGTAAGTCTTTTTTACTTGTCGAGCGTGTGGCTTATGAAGTGGCAGACCGGTTACAGCAACATTTCGGTATTTTATGGTTACGTTTAAAATTAAGCAAACCGAAGGCTGTTGCACAGGCGAATAGTGTGGGGATTATTATAGAACGAGGTTCCTATAAATCTGAGTAAAAACAAGAAAAGCGGCAATTTACTAAAGTTAAAACTTTCTTTCCTTCTTTTAAAAGAAAAACCCGACCAAAGTCGGGTTTTTTATCCATGGGATAAATTATTCAGCAACAACAATAATGTTTAATGATGCGAATACTTCACCGTGAAGTTGGAAACGAACATCGTGATCACCAAGCGTACGGATTGGACCATTTGGTAAACGAACTTCGCTTTTCGCAATTTCAACACCTGCTGCGGTCACTGCTTCAGCAATATCACGAGTTGTGATAGCACCGAATAAACGACCTTCATCGCCGGCTTTTGATGCGATAGTTATTGATTCTAAGGCCGTTACTTGTGCCGCACGAGCTTGTGCTGCTGCAAGGTTTGCCGCTGCCGCCGCTTCTAATTCAGCGCGACGTGCTTCAAAATGTTCAATGTTAGCTTTAGTTGCCATAACCGCTTTACCTTGTGGGATTAAGAAGTTACGTGCAAAACCTGATTTAACATTAACCTGATCACCTACGTTACCTAGGTGAGCGATTTTATCTAAAAGAATTACTTGCATTACCGTATCTCCTTAATTACTGATGGTTGTCAGTGTATGGAAGTAACGCTAAATAACGCGCGCGTTTAATTGCACGAGCTAATTGACGTTGGTACTTCGCACGAGTACCGGTAATACGGCTTGGTACAATTTTGCCGCTTTCAGAAATGTAGTTCTTTAATGTTGCAATATCTTTGTAATCGATTTCTACAACATTTTCCGCTGTGAAACGGCAGAACTTACGACGACGGAAATAA includes these proteins:
- the lipA gene encoding lipoyl synthase, producing the protein MSTPFKMERGVKYRDAAKTSIIPVKNIDPNQELLKKPEWMKIKLPASSLKIESIKKGMRRHGLHSVCEEASCPNLHECFNHGTATFMILGAICTRRCPFCDVAHGKPLPPDPEEPRKLAETIQDMKLKYVVITSVDRDDLPDRGAGHFAECVKEVRALNPGIKIEILVPDFRGRISQALEKLKDNPPDVFNHNLENVPRLYKEIRPGADYEWSLKLLREFKEMFPDIPTKSGLMVGLGETNEEILQVMQDLRANGVTMLTLGQYLQPSRHHLAVARYVPPAEFDEFREKANVMGFEHAACGPFVRSSYHADLQASGGLVK
- the mreC gene encoding rod shape-determining protein MreC is translated as MKPIFGKAPPLGIRLILTVIASISLILADEQNSLNKVRSIMETAVGGLYYLANSPRTVLDGVSENLVDTNKLQIENKVLREQLREKNADLLLLDQLKVENQRLRLLLNSPLRTDEYKKIAEVLTAETDIYRQQIIINQGEKDGAYVGQSVIDEKGVIGQIIWVGANTSRVLLLTDVTHSIPVQVLRNDVRVIASGTGHTDELTLDNVPRSVDIEKGDLLVTSGLGGRFIEGYPVAVVQSVSRDGSNYFATVKAKPLASLERLRYVLLLWPSNVDISKVKSISPEEVRELVQKRLESQANELNNIVRKTKITTDEQEPATENDRDTVEPEIPTEAAQEEPISSEQLEHREED
- the lipB gene encoding lipoyl(octanoyl) transferase LipB, with the protein product MAALPLIVHQLGLRDYQEIWHKMQAFTDNRTAETTDEIWLVEHPSVFTQGQAGKPEHLLQTGIIPVVQSDRGGQITYHGPGQQVMYVLIDIRRHKDLNVRRLVTALEQSVVKTLADYGIEGYPKADAPGVYIDGKKICSLGLRIRKGCSFHGLAFNINMDLNPFHFINPCGYAGLEMCQLADFIDKNEATLDKVSPKLIKHFAELLGYNVTNF
- the rpsR gene encoding 30S ribosomal protein S18, which encodes MARYFRRRKFCRFTAENVVEIDYKDIATLKNYISESGKIVPSRITGTRAKYQRQLARAIKRARYLALLPYTDNHQ
- the folB gene encoding dihydroneopterin aldolase → MDRIFIEELTVFAQIGVYDWEQKIKQKLVFDIEMMWDCRKTAETDDVQYCLNYAEVSQFILDYVQGKSFLLVERVAYEVADRLQQHFGILWLRLKLSKPKAVAQANSVGIIIERGSYKSE
- a CDS encoding putative transporter; amino-acid sequence: MSDIAITISLLALVAVIGLWIGHWKIKGVGLGIGGVLFGGIIVAHFTNQYGILLDSHTLHFIQEFGLILFVYTIGIQVGPGFFASLRKSGLKLNLLAILIVVLGSLSVVVLTKAIDVPLDIALGIYSGAVTNTPSLGAGQQILSELGLTHVTSTMGMAYAMAYPFGICGILLAMWLIRLFFRIKIEEEANRFNKETGQDKESLHTSSIKITNHNLDGLTLIEIPGFDDEDVVCSRLKRGEDVIVPKADTKIQLDDVLHLVGDANALRKMHLIIGDKVDMPAMSTSGEIRAERVVVTNEKVLGKKIRTLNVHQKYGVVISRLNRAGIELVPSGNTTLQFGDVLHMVGRTDILNQAISVIGNAQQKLLQVQMLPVFIGIGLGVLLGSIPFYIPGFPVALKLGLAGGPLVVALILARIGSIGKLYWFMPPSANLALREIGIVLFLAVVGLKSGGNFMDTLINGKGLEWMGYGIFITFIPLMIVGVIARLYAKLNYLSICGLLAGSMTDPPALAFANEIKEDNGAASLSYATVYPLVMFLRIISPQLLAVLLWTV
- the plsY gene encoding glycerol-3-phosphate 1-O-acyltransferase PlsY; protein product: MSLFAIFYMILAYLLGSISSAVLVCKMSDLPDPRQNGSHNPGATNVLRIGGRWIALAVLIFDILKGMLPVWGGYYLGLTQFELGMVALGACLGHIFPIFFQFKGGKGVATAFGAIAPIAWAVAGSTLGTWLVIFLISGYSSLSAVVTALLVPFYVWWFKPEFTFPVALVSCLLIYRHHDNIQRLWRGQEDKIWSKFKNQ
- the mreD gene encoding rod shape-determining protein MreD → MQMRLILQWATILLFFIVALVMELAPWPLDFQAFKPSWLILVLLYWVLAIPNKVNIGFAFLLGVIWGVVLGSSLGIHALVLSIAFYFIAKNYLVLRNLSLWFQSLLVIIFVFAIRLTIFLVEFFLHSAAFNWQEIFGAVASGILWPWVFLLMRKIRRKVKLH
- the rplI gene encoding 50S ribosomal protein L9 encodes the protein MQVILLDKIAHLGNVGDQVNVKSGFARNFLIPQGKAVMATKANIEHFEARRAELEAAAAANLAAAQARAAQVTALESITIASKAGDEGRLFGAITTRDIAEAVTAAGVEIAKSEVRLPNGPIRTLGDHDVRFQLHGEVFASLNIIVVAE
- a CDS encoding rod shape-determining protein, producing MLFKKVRGLFSNDLSIDLGTANTLIYVKGQGIVLDEPSVVAIRQDRMGAYKSIAAVGKEAKQMLGRTPKSIVAIRPMKDGVIADFSVTEKMLQYFIKQVHSGNFMRPSPRVLVCVPAGATQVERRAIKESALGAGAREVYLIEEPMAAAIGANLPVSTAIGSMVIDIGGGTTEVAVISLNGIVYSSSVRIGGDRFDEAIISYVRRTFGSVIGEPTAERIKHEIGTAYIQEGDEILEMEVHGHNLAEGAPRSFKLTSRDVLEALQQPLNGIVAAVRTALEECQPEHAADIFERGMVLTGGGALLRNIDILLTKECGVPAIVAEEPLTCVARGGGEAIEMIDMHGGDIFSDEI
- a CDS encoding ABC transporter ATP-binding protein/permease, with product MDYGQEAMTSLLWILKTLAITAVVFSFGIFLLVRFSHWGKQFWMFAGGYLSPKRSIKPLFFFLLIVALTLVSVRVSLVYSEWYNNMYTSLQEFNEPVFWQQMGLFGVIAASSVSISLVSYYIEQRFVIGWITWLNDELANKWMTNRAYYKTQYLSANLDNPDQRIQQDVQSYVKTTLSLSTGVIDAVTSIISYTIILWGLAGPMMVLGVEIPHMMVFLVFGYVIFTTLIAFWLGRPLINLNFANERLNANYRYSLIRIKEYAESIAFYAGEKVEQNHLYRQFRAVINNMWTIVYRTLKFSGFNLVVSQVSVVFPLLIQVGRYFEKQIKLGDLMQTLQVFGQLHSNLSFFRNTYDNFAGYKATLDRLTGFSYAIDMANRESKTDIQPHESDVIFEHLSIKNPFGRTLINDLNLRLPKGSHLLIQGDSGVGKTTLLRTAAGLWSYSLGKVYCPQEQLFLSQKPYLPQGNVLAALAYPKNVEEIDRTLVEETLRKVQLGHLLDRLEQEQDWTRILSLGEQQRLAFARLLLHKPKVAFLDEATASMDEGLEEAMYRLLRKELPTMTIISVGHRSTLKTFHQLQLHISNNGEWLLAEISE
- the ybeD gene encoding DUF493 family protein YbeD — its product is MATEQDYEKLKELMEFPAAMTFKVAGVNRENLAQDLISVVQKYLPGDYIPKEKRSSKGTYNSVSIDVVAQNFEQVETLYKELAKVEGVKMVI